The following coding sequences lie in one Arthrobacter sp. SLBN-122 genomic window:
- a CDS encoding Lhr family ATP-dependent helicase, which translates to MNQEQRPAGSSVSGAAASMGQFSRPTRDWFLGAFSAPTPAQAGAWNAISSGSHALVVAPTGSGKTLAAFLWALDRLLVSASHAPDPAAAEAPVKGRRVRAPKRKTRVLYISPLKALGVDVERNLRSPLIGITQTAKRLELPAPLITVGVRSGDTPANDRRALLTNPPDILITTPESLFLMLTSKARETLAEVDTIIIDEVHAVAGTKRGAHLAVSLERLDALLPKPAQRIGLSATVEPRELVAQFLAGSAPVEIVAPPARKNWDLTVSVPVEDMSDLQGAAGAFDSGPASGLQPQASIWPHVEEKIVDLVLANQSTIVFANSRRLAERLTARLNEIYAERQLIAVGGGWDDPGPEGQIGAAGTPGGPASGIPASTATPAHMMAQAGSSAGADPVLARAHHGSVSKDQRALIEDDLKSGRLRCVVATSSLELGIDMGAVDLVVQVESPPSVASGLQRVGRAGHQVGEISQGVLFPKHRADLVHTAITVERMLGGKIERLSIPANPLDILAQQTVAATALGRIDVEEWFSTVRRSAPFASLPRSAFEATLDLLAGRYPSDEFAELRPRIIWDRNAGTIEGRPGAQRLAVTSGGTIPDRGLFGVYIIGTEQEGSASPSEDGKPARAPKGGRRVGELDEEMVYESRVGDVFALGATSWKIEDITHDRVLVSPAFGQPGKLPFWKGDSLGRPVDLGRALGAFVRELSASDAGPATERCKASGLDEFAANNLIQYLSEQKQATEVVPSDTTLVVERFHDELGDWRVILHSPFGMPVHAPWALAVGQRLHQRYGLDGSAMAADDGIVLRVPMMEDEPPGAELFLFDPEELEQIVTAEVGGSALFASRFRECAARALLLPRQTPGKRQPLWQQRQRSAQLLDVARKYPTFPIVLETVRECLQDVYDLPALKDIAASVERRELRIVQTTTQQPSPFAKSLLFGYVAQFLYEGDSPLAERRAAALALDSTLLNELLGRVELRELLDAKVIEATERELQRLAPDRRARGMEGVADLLRLLGPLAPEETAARLQGAAVVGHDAGGVGQDLAHGAVEAGPDETAPVEPAATVEEAVAHLAALQRANRAIKVNIGGVERFAAVEDAARLRDAIGVPLPMGVPLAFIEPVSDPLGDLVSRYARTHGPFTAAEAAARLGLGVAVVGTALKRLAADGRVVEGEFRPHAAPPEAAEPDSNGDGDASLDAGQPGGPLPADGPAAVSPTSDVPHIVSSEWCDAEVLRKLRRRSLAALRAEVEPVDAAAYGRFLPAWQHVRTPGGGRGQPSLRGLDGIITAIDQLSGVPVPASAWEPLVLATRVSNYQPAMLDELMAAGEVIWSGAGALPGNDGWISLHLADSVELTLNPAPGFEPGDAGQRLLDHLRNNGGGYFFRQLTEVAGGMDAVLGDQEVVAALWDLAWAGRITGDTFAPVRSLIAGGHTAHRQVARAPRARAPRLSRLGRSHGTGLMGSPGLAGGRYGPQGAAAPPTAAGRWSALPEPELDPTIHARATAELLLDRYGVVTRGSVMAEQILGGFGLMYKVLARLEEAGRCRRGYFIEHLGAAQFAVPATVDRLRSYSEDTQLAKAEPVALALAATDPANPYGAALPWPALQDDAGTGHRPGRKAGALVVLVDGALVLYVERGGKTLLSFSDDEAVLAAAGAALAGVVTRGAVDKLIMEKVNGQGILDTPVAAALSAAGAYSTPKGLRIRA; encoded by the coding sequence ATGAACCAGGAACAGCGTCCTGCCGGCAGCAGTGTCTCCGGCGCGGCCGCCTCAATGGGCCAATTCAGCCGGCCCACCAGGGACTGGTTCCTGGGCGCGTTTTCGGCGCCCACACCTGCGCAGGCAGGCGCCTGGAACGCCATCTCCTCGGGGTCGCATGCGCTGGTGGTGGCCCCAACCGGTTCGGGAAAGACCCTCGCAGCCTTCCTCTGGGCCCTGGACAGGCTACTGGTCTCGGCATCCCACGCCCCTGACCCCGCCGCTGCTGAGGCACCGGTGAAAGGCAGGCGGGTCCGGGCGCCCAAACGCAAGACCCGTGTCCTCTACATTTCGCCCCTCAAGGCCCTCGGCGTCGACGTGGAACGGAACCTGCGCTCCCCACTGATCGGCATCACCCAGACGGCAAAGCGGCTGGAACTTCCCGCGCCGCTGATCACGGTGGGAGTCCGGTCCGGGGACACTCCCGCCAACGACCGCCGCGCGTTGCTGACCAACCCGCCGGACATCCTCATCACTACCCCCGAGTCCCTGTTCCTCATGCTCACCTCGAAGGCCCGCGAAACCCTGGCCGAGGTGGACACCATCATCATTGACGAGGTCCACGCGGTGGCCGGCACCAAGCGCGGGGCCCACCTTGCCGTGTCCCTGGAGCGGCTGGACGCGCTGCTGCCCAAACCCGCGCAGCGCATCGGGCTTTCCGCCACGGTGGAGCCCCGGGAACTCGTGGCCCAGTTCCTTGCCGGTTCGGCCCCCGTCGAGATCGTGGCGCCGCCAGCCAGGAAGAACTGGGACCTCACTGTGTCGGTGCCGGTGGAGGACATGTCGGACCTGCAGGGAGCGGCCGGGGCGTTTGATTCCGGCCCCGCGTCCGGGCTGCAGCCGCAGGCGTCCATCTGGCCGCATGTGGAGGAAAAGATCGTGGACCTGGTGCTGGCCAACCAGTCCACCATCGTCTTCGCCAACTCCCGGCGGCTCGCCGAACGCCTCACTGCACGCCTCAACGAGATCTACGCCGAACGCCAACTGATTGCCGTGGGCGGAGGCTGGGATGACCCGGGCCCGGAAGGGCAGATAGGCGCAGCCGGCACGCCAGGGGGACCGGCGTCGGGCATTCCCGCTTCCACCGCCACCCCTGCACACATGATGGCGCAGGCCGGGAGCTCCGCCGGCGCCGATCCGGTGCTGGCCCGGGCCCACCATGGCTCGGTGTCCAAGGACCAGCGTGCCCTGATCGAGGACGACCTTAAATCCGGGCGGCTGCGGTGCGTCGTTGCCACCTCGTCCCTGGAGCTGGGCATCGACATGGGCGCCGTGGACCTGGTGGTGCAGGTGGAATCGCCGCCATCCGTGGCCAGTGGGCTGCAGCGGGTGGGCCGCGCCGGGCACCAGGTGGGCGAGATTTCCCAGGGCGTCCTTTTCCCCAAGCACCGGGCGGACCTGGTCCACACGGCCATCACGGTCGAGCGGATGCTGGGCGGCAAGATCGAGCGGCTCAGCATCCCGGCCAACCCGCTGGACATCCTGGCCCAGCAGACCGTGGCCGCAACCGCCCTGGGCAGGATCGATGTGGAGGAATGGTTCAGCACCGTCCGGCGCTCCGCACCATTTGCCTCGCTTCCGCGGTCAGCGTTCGAAGCCACCCTCGACCTCCTGGCGGGGCGGTACCCGTCAGACGAATTCGCCGAACTCCGGCCCCGCATCATCTGGGACCGAAATGCCGGCACCATCGAGGGACGGCCCGGGGCCCAACGCCTTGCGGTCACATCCGGGGGCACCATCCCGGACCGCGGCCTGTTCGGCGTCTACATCATCGGCACCGAACAGGAGGGCTCCGCCTCCCCCTCGGAGGACGGCAAACCGGCACGCGCGCCGAAGGGCGGCCGGCGGGTGGGCGAGCTGGACGAAGAAATGGTCTACGAGTCCCGGGTGGGGGACGTCTTTGCCTTGGGTGCCACCAGCTGGAAGATCGAGGACATCACCCACGACCGCGTCCTGGTGTCCCCCGCGTTCGGGCAGCCCGGCAAGCTGCCGTTCTGGAAGGGCGATTCGCTGGGCCGGCCCGTGGACCTGGGCCGCGCGCTGGGCGCCTTCGTGCGTGAACTGTCCGCGTCCGACGCCGGGCCTGCCACCGAGCGCTGCAAGGCCAGCGGCCTGGATGAATTCGCCGCGAACAACCTTATCCAGTACCTCAGCGAGCAGAAGCAGGCCACGGAGGTGGTGCCCAGTGACACCACACTGGTTGTGGAGCGGTTCCATGACGAACTGGGCGACTGGCGGGTCATCCTGCACAGTCCGTTCGGTATGCCGGTGCACGCGCCGTGGGCCCTTGCCGTGGGGCAACGGCTGCACCAGCGCTACGGGCTGGACGGCTCCGCCATGGCAGCCGACGACGGCATCGTGCTGCGGGTGCCCATGATGGAGGACGAGCCGCCCGGCGCCGAGCTGTTCCTCTTCGATCCCGAGGAACTTGAGCAGATCGTCACGGCCGAGGTGGGCGGCAGTGCCCTGTTCGCCTCACGGTTCCGGGAGTGCGCAGCCCGCGCGCTCCTGCTGCCCCGACAGACCCCCGGCAAACGCCAGCCGCTGTGGCAGCAGCGCCAGCGGTCGGCACAGCTGCTGGACGTGGCCAGGAAGTACCCCACGTTTCCCATCGTGCTGGAAACGGTGCGCGAATGCCTGCAGGACGTCTACGACCTGCCTGCGTTGAAGGACATTGCCGCGTCCGTGGAACGGCGGGAACTGCGGATTGTCCAGACCACCACCCAGCAGCCCTCGCCGTTCGCCAAGTCCCTCCTCTTCGGCTATGTGGCGCAGTTCCTCTACGAGGGCGACTCCCCGCTCGCGGAGCGGCGGGCCGCCGCCCTGGCCCTGGACTCCACCCTCCTGAACGAGTTGCTGGGCCGGGTGGAGCTGCGCGAGCTCCTGGACGCCAAGGTTATCGAGGCCACCGAACGCGAACTGCAGCGCCTGGCGCCGGACCGGCGCGCACGGGGGATGGAAGGAGTCGCCGACCTCCTGCGGTTGCTGGGCCCGCTCGCGCCCGAGGAGACGGCGGCACGGCTCCAGGGTGCGGCGGTGGTTGGGCACGATGCCGGTGGAGTTGGGCAGGATCTCGCGCATGGGGCCGTGGAGGCCGGGCCCGATGAAACCGCGCCGGTCGAGCCTGCCGCCACCGTGGAAGAGGCGGTGGCGCACCTGGCCGCGCTTCAGCGCGCCAACCGCGCCATCAAAGTGAACATCGGCGGCGTGGAACGCTTCGCCGCGGTGGAGGACGCAGCCCGCCTCCGCGACGCCATTGGTGTTCCCCTGCCCATGGGAGTTCCGCTGGCTTTCATCGAGCCAGTGTCCGATCCCCTGGGCGATCTCGTTTCCCGGTATGCGCGGACACATGGGCCCTTTACCGCAGCCGAGGCTGCCGCCCGACTGGGCCTCGGTGTGGCCGTGGTGGGTACGGCCCTGAAACGCCTGGCAGCGGATGGACGTGTGGTGGAGGGTGAGTTCCGGCCGCATGCCGCACCGCCGGAGGCCGCAGAGCCGGATTCCAACGGTGACGGGGACGCGTCGCTTGATGCCGGACAACCGGGCGGACCACTTCCAGCGGATGGACCTGCAGCCGTCTCTCCTACCTCCGATGTTCCGCACATTGTTTCCAGCGAATGGTGCGACGCCGAGGTGCTGCGCAAGCTCCGCCGTCGTTCCCTGGCCGCGCTGCGGGCAGAAGTGGAACCGGTGGATGCCGCCGCCTATGGACGTTTCCTGCCGGCGTGGCAGCATGTCCGGACTCCCGGCGGCGGCCGCGGCCAGCCTTCGCTGCGCGGCCTGGACGGCATCATCACCGCCATCGACCAGCTCTCCGGGGTGCCCGTTCCTGCCTCGGCCTGGGAACCCCTGGTGCTGGCCACCAGGGTCTCCAACTACCAGCCCGCCATGCTGGATGAACTGATGGCCGCAGGTGAAGTGATCTGGTCCGGGGCTGGAGCGCTTCCCGGAAACGACGGCTGGATCAGCCTGCACCTGGCGGATTCGGTGGAACTGACGCTCAACCCCGCGCCCGGGTTCGAACCGGGGGACGCCGGCCAGCGGCTCCTGGACCACCTGCGCAACAACGGCGGCGGGTATTTCTTCCGCCAGCTGACCGAAGTGGCGGGCGGCATGGACGCCGTGCTGGGGGACCAGGAAGTGGTGGCTGCGCTGTGGGACCTCGCGTGGGCCGGCAGGATCACCGGGGACACTTTCGCCCCGGTGCGGTCCTTGATCGCCGGGGGCCACACGGCCCACCGGCAGGTGGCCCGGGCACCGCGTGCCCGGGCGCCGCGTCTGAGCCGGCTGGGACGTTCCCACGGCACCGGCCTGATGGGGTCCCCGGGACTGGCCGGGGGCAGGTACGGACCGCAGGGTGCCGCCGCCCCGCCCACTGCCGCAGGCCGCTGGTCCGCGCTCCCGGAACCTGAACTCGATCCCACCATCCATGCCAGGGCCACCGCGGAACTCCTGCTGGACCGCTACGGCGTGGTCACCAGGGGCTCTGTCATGGCCGAACAGATCCTGGGCGGCTTCGGCCTCATGTACAAGGTGCTGGCCCGGCTGGAGGAGGCCGGCCGCTGCCGCCGCGGTTACTTCATCGAACACCTGGGCGCCGCCCAGTTCGCCGTTCCCGCCACCGTGGACCGGCTGCGCTCCTACTCGGAAGACACGCAACTGGCCAAGGCGGAACCGGTGGCCCTGGCACTCGCCGCCACCGATCCCGCCAACCCCTATGGTGCGGCCCTCCCCTGGCCCGCACTGCAGGACGACGCCGGAACGGGTCACCGCCCGGGCAGGAAAGCCGGTGCGCTGGTTGTCCTGGTGGACGGTGCGTTGGTCCTCTATGTGGAGCGGGGCGGAAAGACACTGCTGTCGTTCAGTGATGACGAGGCCGTCCTCGCCGCTGCGGGGGCGGCGCTGGCGGGTGTTGTGACCCGGGGAGCCGTGGACAAGCTGATCATGGAGAAAGTGAACGGGCAGGGCATCCTGGACACCCCGGTCGCTGCGGCCCTCAGCGCCGCCGGCGCCTACTCCACTCCGAAGGGATTGAGGATCCGTGCCTGA
- a CDS encoding FAD-dependent oxidoreductase produces MTSIWLDRREPFISDPFEPDTRYDTVVAGAGLTGLVTALLLARSGQSVLVLEARFPGAVTTGNTTAKVTLLQGTFLSQLARQYSQKQVQAYVDGNREGQAWLLRYLEEHNVPFQRRDAYTYASSAQGTKKLREEVSAATTAGLDVDYVRDAGLPFPVHGAVRLRDQAQINPLEVLDALVADIRSRGGRIVSGVRLRDVTGDAPSAVKTDHGSVRADKVVLATGIPVLDRGLYFAKLKPSRSYAAALELQEDQAPPRGMYISVEQPTHSLRDYGVDGRNVLLVGGHGHQVGRTDSEKAHLSGLLEWAGGHYPGAVATHTWSAQDYLPTNLMPFFGKLPRGKGQIYFGTGYNKWGMTNAVAAALGISADILGGQVPWADTIHHRVTSPSGALSAVALNAGVAARLASDWGKVTTEGRKFDGLKRGAGGSAVPASEGAVPTPPVPVGSAAAGVPAEGQGKVYREGNLPVAVSTVAGTTCRLSAVCTHMGGILHWNDNEQSWDCPLHGSRFTNQGKLLEGPATRDLPEAPPA; encoded by the coding sequence ATGACGTCGATTTGGCTGGACCGCAGGGAACCCTTCATTTCTGATCCGTTCGAACCGGACACCAGGTATGACACGGTGGTGGCGGGCGCCGGCCTCACGGGCCTGGTCACCGCACTGCTGCTGGCCCGGTCCGGACAAAGCGTCCTGGTGCTGGAAGCCCGCTTTCCAGGGGCCGTGACAACCGGCAACACCACCGCCAAGGTGACCTTGCTGCAAGGAACGTTCCTGTCCCAGCTCGCACGCCAGTATTCGCAGAAGCAGGTGCAGGCGTACGTGGACGGGAACCGGGAAGGCCAGGCGTGGCTGCTGCGCTACCTGGAGGAACACAACGTGCCCTTCCAGCGCCGCGACGCCTACACCTACGCCTCATCGGCGCAAGGCACGAAGAAGCTGCGTGAAGAAGTCAGCGCCGCCACCACTGCCGGGCTGGATGTGGATTACGTGCGCGACGCCGGTTTGCCGTTCCCCGTCCACGGCGCGGTGCGGCTGAGGGACCAGGCCCAGATCAACCCCCTGGAGGTCCTGGACGCACTGGTGGCTGATATCCGCAGCCGTGGCGGCCGTATCGTCAGCGGCGTGCGGCTCAGGGACGTGACCGGCGATGCGCCCTCCGCAGTCAAGACCGACCACGGCAGCGTCAGGGCGGACAAGGTGGTCCTTGCCACGGGCATCCCCGTCCTGGACCGCGGCCTGTATTTCGCCAAGCTGAAGCCGAGCCGATCCTACGCGGCGGCCCTTGAGCTGCAGGAGGACCAAGCGCCTCCGCGGGGCATGTACATCTCGGTTGAACAGCCCACCCACTCCCTTCGCGACTACGGGGTGGACGGCAGGAACGTGCTGCTCGTGGGCGGGCACGGGCATCAGGTGGGCCGGACGGATTCGGAAAAGGCGCACCTTTCCGGCCTGCTTGAGTGGGCGGGCGGGCATTACCCCGGTGCAGTCGCCACGCACACGTGGTCCGCGCAGGATTACCTGCCCACCAACCTCATGCCCTTCTTCGGCAAACTCCCGCGCGGAAAGGGCCAGATCTACTTCGGCACCGGCTACAACAAATGGGGAATGACCAACGCCGTCGCTGCCGCGCTGGGCATTTCAGCGGACATCCTGGGCGGGCAGGTGCCCTGGGCGGACACCATCCACCACCGCGTCACATCCCCGTCAGGTGCGTTGTCCGCCGTGGCTCTCAATGCCGGAGTGGCTGCACGGTTGGCTTCGGACTGGGGGAAGGTGACCACCGAGGGCCGGAAGTTTGATGGCCTGAAACGGGGCGCGGGTGGATCCGCTGTTCCGGCTTCCGAGGGTGCCGTACCGACACCACCTGTTCCTGTGGGCTCCGCAGCTGCCGGAGTCCCGGCCGAAGGCCAGGGCAAGGTCTACCGCGAGGGCAACCTGCCCGTGGCTGTATCCACTGTGGCCGGAACCACGTGCCGGCTCTCGGCAGTCTGCACCCACATGGGCGGCATCCTGCACTGGAATGACAACGAACAGTCGTGGGACTGCCCCCTGCATGGTTCGCGCTTCACCAACCAGGGCAAGCTGCTCGAGGGCCCCGCCACCAGGGACCTGCCGGAAGCTCCGCCTGCGTGA
- a CDS encoding DUF4383 domain-containing protein: MTTMNSGGRTVGRTNIQKATLAVGVVFLLVGVLGFIPGITSNYDSLGFAGHGSGAMLLGLFQVSILHNIVHLLFGAAGIAMARSVPGSKNYLVVGGAIYLVLWLYGLLIGQDTAANFVPVNTADNWLHFVLGVAMIGLGVALSRGTAGAGRTTTATR, encoded by the coding sequence ATGACAACCATGAATTCCGGCGGTCGCACTGTAGGCCGGACCAACATCCAAAAAGCCACCCTTGCCGTAGGTGTGGTCTTCCTCCTGGTAGGGGTCCTGGGGTTCATCCCCGGCATCACTTCCAACTACGACTCCCTGGGGTTCGCGGGGCACGGATCCGGGGCGATGCTGCTGGGCCTCTTCCAGGTATCGATCCTGCACAACATCGTCCACCTGCTGTTCGGCGCCGCAGGCATTGCCATGGCCCGCAGCGTGCCCGGCTCAAAGAACTACCTGGTGGTGGGCGGCGCCATCTACTTGGTGCTGTGGCTCTACGGCCTGCTCATCGGCCAGGACACTGCTGCCAACTTCGTCCCGGTCAACACGGCGGACAACTGGCTGCACTTCGTCCTCGGTGTTGCCATGATCGGCCTGGGCGTGGCCCTGTCCCGCGGCACGGCAGGCGCCGGCCGCACCACCACGGCCACCAGGTAA
- a CDS encoding DUF4232 domain-containing protein yields the protein MRSQKISQGFAMTTAAAAAALLLTACGPSQPQSQTTTSPATGQASQSPSPTASTPPPASSAPATSTPASPAPGTTPAGTPTLCKAAGLTAATDASGGGAAGSVYMKLNLTNKGSEPCILRGYPGVSLVADAAGAPIGAPATRDDSAGVVDVLLAPGQTGTAVLRYTQAGNYMDCSPVDAAGYRIYPPEETESLFIPQPTRACSNANITLLSIGAFQPA from the coding sequence ATGAGGTCTCAGAAAATTTCCCAGGGGTTTGCCATGACGACGGCGGCCGCAGCGGCAGCGCTGCTGCTCACCGCGTGCGGTCCAAGCCAGCCGCAGTCCCAGACAACGACGTCGCCCGCCACCGGGCAGGCCAGCCAGTCCCCGTCGCCAACCGCGTCAACGCCGCCTCCGGCCTCTTCGGCGCCGGCCACGTCGACGCCTGCTTCCCCCGCTCCGGGCACCACCCCTGCCGGCACCCCCACCCTCTGTAAAGCGGCCGGGCTCACGGCGGCAACCGACGCCTCCGGCGGCGGCGCTGCCGGCAGTGTCTACATGAAGCTCAACCTCACCAACAAAGGCTCCGAGCCCTGCATCCTCAGGGGTTACCCGGGCGTCTCCCTGGTGGCAGACGCCGCCGGCGCCCCCATTGGCGCCCCGGCAACACGGGATGATTCCGCCGGCGTCGTCGACGTCCTGCTGGCCCCGGGCCAGACCGGCACTGCTGTGCTGCGTTACACCCAGGCAGGCAACTACATGGACTGCTCCCCGGTCGATGCGGCCGGATACCGGATCTATCCGCCCGAGGAGACCGAGTCATTGTTCATCCCACAGCCAACGCGCGCCTGCAGCAACGCAAACATCACCCTGCTCAGCATTGGTGCGTTCCAGCCCGCCTGA